GATCGAGGGTGCCGCCATGGCCCATCTTGGGGGCGCGCAGGAGACGACGCAGGTGCGCCACCACCTGGAAGGACGTGACCCCCGTACCCTTGTCCACGGGGAGCACGCCCGAGCTGCGCTGAGAGGTCACGAGCGGGCCGAGCCCAGCGCGTCCCGCACGGCCTGGAGCAGCGTCGCCGCGGCCTCGTCGAGGGTGCCGCTCAGCGTGCAGCCGGCCGCGTTCTCGTGTCCGCCGCCGCCGAAGCGATGGGCGATGGCGTTCACGGCCACCTCGCCCTTGGCGCGCAAGCTGGCCTTGACCGTGCCGGGCGCCTCTTCGCGCAGCAGCACCGCGACCTTGACGCCGCCGATGGAGCGGGGATAGCTGACGAGATCCTCTGCTTCGACGAGCTCGGGGGGGACCAGATCCTTCGGCACCGTCAACCACGCGACCTGACCGTCGTCGCTGACCTGGACACGCCGGAGAACTGATCCGAGCTGGACCAGGGCCTCGCGGCCGCGCTGCTGGTAGAGCCGGTCCGAGACCAGCGCGGGATCGGCGCCGGCCGCCGCGAGCTCGGCCGCGATGCGGAACGTGCGCGGCGTCGTGTTCGAGTAGCGGAAGGATCCCGTGTCCGTGTGGATGGCGGTGAAGAGGTTGAGCGCGATGGCCGGCGTCAGGGGAAGGCCGAGAGCCACGATGAGGTCGAAGACCATTTCCCCCGTGGCGGCCGCTGACGGATCTATCCAGTCGATCGACCCGTAGCGGCGATTGTCCGGGTGGTGATCGATATTGAGGACGCGGCTCTGCGGCCCGCGCGCTCCCTCCAGCAACCCTTCCGAGCGACCGGGATTCGGGCAGTCCGTCATCACGATGATGTCGAAGGGGCCGGGCGCCGTCTTCCACACCTGCCAGCGATTCGAGCCGGGCAGAAAGGCGAGGACACCCGGGATGGGGTGGGGCCCGGCAAAAGTGACCGAGGCTCCGGCAGCGCCGAGGGCGAGCCCCAGGGCCAGGAGCGTGCCCAGCACATCACCGTCGGGGTGTACATGTCCCAGGCACAGCACATGGCCGGCGGGCTTCCGAAGAATCTCGAGCATCTCCGCCGGTGGCTTCACCTGAAATCCCAGGCCCTTCTGGCTATCGGCCACCGGTACCCCGCCCTCCCCCACCAGGCCCGCTCACTCCTCGCCCTCCGATTCGCTCGCCTTGAGCCCGGCCAGGAGGGCCTGGATATGCGCCGCGTGCTCCATGGAGCGGTCGGGTCGGAAGACGATCTGGGGCGTGGCGCGAAGCTCGAGGTGCTTCCGCAGCCAATTCCACACGAAGCCTCGCGCGCTCTCCAGGGCCTTGAAGGAGGATGCCCACTGCGCCTCCGGGCCCAGCACCGAGACATAGACTCGCGTCAGCTTGAGGTCGGCCGTGGTGTCCACCTCGGTCACCGTCACGAATCCCAGGCGCGGGTCCTTGAGCTGTCGCTGGAGGACGGCCGAGACTTCCTCCTTGATGAGCTGGTTGACGCGCTCGAGCCGCTTCCCTTGCATCACCAGATCTCCGTTTCGATGTTCGTGACATACCCGTCGACGTTGTCCTCGATGAAATCGAGCGCCTTGGAGATCACTTCGTTGGCGTGACGCGAGCTGCCGGAGACGTAGG
The genomic region above belongs to Candidatus Methylomirabilota bacterium and contains:
- a CDS encoding bifunctional oligoribonuclease/PAP phosphatase NrnA translates to MADSQKGLGFQVKPPAEMLEILRKPAGHVLCLGHVHPDGDVLGTLLALGLALGAAGASVTFAGPHPIPGVLAFLPGSNRWQVWKTAPGPFDIIVMTDCPNPGRSEGLLEGARGPQSRVLNIDHHPDNRRYGSIDWIDPSAAATGEMVFDLIVALGLPLTPAIALNLFTAIHTDTGSFRYSNTTPRTFRIAAELAAAGADPALVSDRLYQQRGREALVQLGSVLRRVQVSDDGQVAWLTVPKDLVPPELVEAEDLVSYPRSIGGVKVAVLLREEAPGTVKASLRAKGEVAVNAIAHRFGGGGHENAAGCTLSGTLDEAAATLLQAVRDALGSARS
- the rbfA gene encoding 30S ribosome-binding factor RbfA; translation: MQGKRLERVNQLIKEEVSAVLQRQLKDPRLGFVTVTEVDTTADLKLTRVYVSVLGPEAQWASSFKALESARGFVWNWLRKHLELRATPQIVFRPDRSMEHAAHIQALLAGLKASESEGEE